Part of the Parafrankia discariae genome is shown below.
CGCCGGGACCGAGACGAGCCGACGACCGTCCTGACCGCCCTGGCGAACCTGTTCGTCCACGGTGTCGGCGTCGGCTGGAGGGCACTGCTCGCCGGTGCCGGTGCCGGTGCCGCTGCGGGTGCGCGGCCGGTGGTGTTGCCGACGTACGCCTTCCAGCGGCAGCGGTACTGGATCGGCGCGCAGGCCGCTGTCGGTGACCTCACCGCGGCCGGGCTCACCACGACCGATCATCCGCTGCTCGGCGCGGTCGTCTCGATGGCCGACGGCGAGGCGGTGGTGCTGACCGGGCGGCTCGCGACCCGGACGCACCCCTGGCTGGCCGACCACGTGGTGGCGGGGGTGGTGCTGCTTCCAGGTACCGCGTTCGTCGACCTCGCCGTACTGGCCGGTGGCCACGTCGGCTGCCGGACGGTCGAGGAACTGACGCTGCACCTGCCGCTCGTCATCCCGGAGCGGGAGGCCGTGCAGCTGCAGGTCACCGTCGGGTCGGCCGACGAGACCGGGCGCCGGTCGCTGCAGGTCCACTCCCGCCCCGCCGACGAGCCGGACGAGTCCTGGCGTCAGCACGCCAGCGCCGTCCTGGCGCCCGCGGTGGGCGCGACGGAGACGGCCGCCGAGGACCTCGGCGCCTCCTGGCCGCCGGCCGGCGCGCAGGAGATCGCGGTGGACGGCTGCTACGAGCGGCTGCACGCGCTGGGCCTCAGCTACGGGCCCGCCTTCCAGGGGTTGCGGGCCGCCTGGCGGCACGACGGTGATCTGTTCGTCGAGGTGGAGCTCGACGACGACGCCCAGCGTGGCGCGGGCCGGTTCATGATCCACCCGGCGCTGCTCGACGCCGCGCTGCACGCCCTGACGCTGCCCTCCGGATCGCCGGCCGGGGCCGGGAATGAGGCCGGGAGCGAGGCCGAGGCGCGGCTGCCGTTCGCGTGGACCGGGGTGACCGTACACGCGCAGGGCGCCGCACGGCTGCGGGTGCGGATCAGCGTGGCCGGCGACGACACCGGTGGCACCGCGGTCCGGCTGACCGCCGTCAACGAGGTCGGGCGGCCGGTCCTCGCCGTCGACTCACTCCTGCTCCGGCCGCTGCCGGCGGGCGGGCTCGACCTCGGCGCCCGCCACCAGCGGGTGTTCGCCCTCGACTGGGACCGGTTCGCGGTCGGGCGTGGCGCGTCCACCGGCGGCTGGGCGGTGGTCGGCACCGACGCCGCCGGGGTCGCCGAGCTTCTCGGGTCCGATCCCGTGCGGGCGGGGCTCACGCTGTATCCCGACCTGGCGGGGGTGCCGACGTCCAGTGAGGTCGTGCTGCTGCCCTGCCTGCCGGACGGCACCCGCGACGGCGGACTCGCCGAGGCCGTCCGGGCGGCGACGGTACGGATGGCGGGGCTGGCGCAGCAGTGGCTGGCCGCCCCCGACCGGGCCGACGCCCGACTGGTGGTCCTCACTCGCGGTGCGGTGCAGACCGCCGGCGGCGGTGTGGGCAGCGCCAGCGGCACGGGTGGCGACGTCCACGATCTGGCGCACGCGGCGGCGGTCTGGGGACTGCTGCGGTCCGCTCAGCAGGAGAATCCCGACCGGTTCCAGCTTGTCGACCTGGACGGTACCGAGGCGTCGTGGCGGACCCTGCCCGACGTCGTGGCCGGTGGCGAGCCGCAGGCGGCCCTCCGGACGGGAACGCCGCTCGCGCCGCGGCTCACCCGCGCCCGGGTCGTCCCCGGCTTCGGTTCCGTCCCCAGCCCCGACAGCGCGGTGTCCGGTGGCGCGGTGTCCGGTGGCGCTGTGTCGGACAGCGCGGCGTTCGGTGGGCCGGAGGGGACGGTGCTCGTCACCGGCGGAACCGGGGCACTCGGCGGGCACGTCGCCCGGCATCTGGTCCGCCGGCACGGCGTCCGCCAGCTGCTGCTGCTCAGCCGGCGCGGGACGGCCGCCGCCGGTGCGCGGGAACTCGTCGACGAGTTGACCGGGCTGGGCGCGACCGTGACGGTCGAGGCCGTCGACGTGGCGGACCGGGCCGCGCTCGCCCGGGTGCTGGCCGAGGTGCCCGCGCCGCATCCGCTGTCCGCCGTCGTCCACACCGCCGGCACGCTGAGGGACGGCGTCATCGAGTCGATGACGCCGGAGCGCATCGTGCAGGTGCTGCGGCCCAAGGTGGACGGCGCGCTGCACCTGCACGAACTGACCCGGGGCGCGGAGCTGGCGGCCTTCGTGCTCTTCTCCTCGTCGTCGGCGGTCTTCGGCACGCCGGGGCAGTCGAACTACGCGGCGGCGAACGCCTTCCTGGAAGCGTTGGCGCAGCGGCGCCGCGCCGACGGGCTGCCCGGCCAGGCGATGGCCTGGGGGCCGTGGGCGGAGGGCGGCATGGCGAGCGCGCTGGGCGACGTCGACCTGCAACGGATGGCCCGCGCCGGGGTGCTCCCGCTGAGCGTGGCCGACGGGTTGGAGCTCTTCGACGCCGCCCTGCGGACCGACGCGGTGCCGGCGGTGCCGATCCACCTCGACCTGCGGGTGCTGCGCGCCACGCCGGACGACCTGCCGCCGCTGCTGCGCCGGCTGGTGCCGGTGCCGGCACGTGCCACGGCCCGGGCGGCTGACGGTGCCGGTGAGCCGAGCCTCGCGGGGCGGATGGCCGCCATGGCGGCGGCGGAGCATCCGGCGCTGCTGCTCCAGGTCGTGCGCGGTGAGGTCGCCGGGGTCCTCGGCCATGGCGCCGCGGATGACATCGCGCCCACCAGGGGCTTCCTCGACCTGGGGTTCGACTCGCTCACCGCGGTCGAGCTGCGGAACCGGCTGAACGCCGCGACGGGCCTGCGGCTACCCGCCACGCTGCTCTTCGACTACCCCAGCGCGGCGGCGCTCGCCGAGCACCTGCGGGAGCGCCTCCAGGCGACCCTGGCCGCCGCCAACGCGCCGAACGGCGCGGTGCCGGTGGGAGCCGCGAGCGCGGGGCCGGCCGGCGCCGGGCCGTTCGGCGCGGCAGCGGCAGGCCTGACGGCCGGCGGACTGCTGGCCGAGCTGGACCGGCTGGAGTCCGCGGTGCTGCCCGACGGGCTGAGTGAAACGGAACGGACCCAGGTCGCCGGCCGGCTTCAGGCCCTGCTGTCCCTGTTCGGGAACGGGTCCGATGACGAAGTGGTGGAGCGACTTGATTCCGCCACCGACGACGAGATGTTCGCATTCATCGACAACGAACTGGGATTGGACGCCGAGTAGCCCTAGGGGCGAGCTAGGGGTTGTGACCGGCGACGGCCGACCATAGTGTCGGGTATCGGTGGGAGGACTGGCTCCACTGATTATCCGGCTGGAGTCGCTTATCCGGCTGGAGCTGTTGTTCGGCTCGAGTCGCTAATCGGCTGGAGCCGGATTTCTGCTGCGCGTGACCTCCGGCCGTCTGCGCGTCAACCCCGGCCGTGTGACCCGGTTTTTCTGGAGTGAGGTGGCTCTGGTGTCGAGCGAGCAACGGCTTCGGGACTACCTGAAACGAGTGACCGCGGACCTGCACCAGACCCGGCAGCGGCTGGCCGCGCTGCAGTCGACCAGCCGCGAGCCGGTGGCGATCGTGGGGATGGCCTGCCGCTACCCGGGTGGGGTGGCTTCCCCGGAGGACCTGTGGGAGCTGGTCGCCTCGGGTGGTGACGGCATCGGCCGCTTCCCGGCGGACCGTGGATGGGA
Proteins encoded:
- a CDS encoding SDR family NAD(P)-dependent oxidoreductase; translation: MSAFGVSGTNAHVILEQPPADEPVDDEPGSGEPRVALPVVPVLLSGHDEAALHAQAARLGQRVAAGPADAAGVVGTADGELAGVAAATVRRAVLAHRAVVLAGDRVGLVAGLGALAAGEAAGNVVRGVAGSGRLAVLFTGQGAQRAGMGRGLYAAFPVFADAFDAACAHLDGLLDRPVRDVIDNEPELLDQTGHAQPAIFAVEVGVLALLRELGVTPEVVAGHSIGEITAAYAAGVLTLESAAVLVAARGRLMQALPAGGAMLAVQVGEAEALATLAEAGIVVDLAAVNGPRAVVLSGAESVIDDAVALATERGWRSSRLRTSHAFHSRLMEPMLAEFATVVRGLAFAEPTVPIVSTVTGQPVEPGQWTDPEYWVEQVRRPVRFADAVATLAAQGVTRFVEAGPDGILTAAAQQCLPESVDSVFVSALRRDRDEPTTVLTALANLFVHGVGVGWRALLAGAGAGAAAGARPVVLPTYAFQRQRYWIGAQAAVGDLTAAGLTTTDHPLLGAVVSMADGEAVVLTGRLATRTHPWLADHVVAGVVLLPGTAFVDLAVLAGGHVGCRTVEELTLHLPLVIPEREAVQLQVTVGSADETGRRSLQVHSRPADEPDESWRQHASAVLAPAVGATETAAEDLGASWPPAGAQEIAVDGCYERLHALGLSYGPAFQGLRAAWRHDGDLFVEVELDDDAQRGAGRFMIHPALLDAALHALTLPSGSPAGAGNEAGSEAEARLPFAWTGVTVHAQGAARLRVRISVAGDDTGGTAVRLTAVNEVGRPVLAVDSLLLRPLPAGGLDLGARHQRVFALDWDRFAVGRGASTGGWAVVGTDAAGVAELLGSDPVRAGLTLYPDLAGVPTSSEVVLLPCLPDGTRDGGLAEAVRAATVRMAGLAQQWLAAPDRADARLVVLTRGAVQTAGGGVGSASGTGGDVHDLAHAAAVWGLLRSAQQENPDRFQLVDLDGTEASWRTLPDVVAGGEPQAALRTGTPLAPRLTRARVVPGFGSVPSPDSAVSGGAVSGGAVSDSAAFGGPEGTVLVTGGTGALGGHVARHLVRRHGVRQLLLLSRRGTAAAGARELVDELTGLGATVTVEAVDVADRAALARVLAEVPAPHPLSAVVHTAGTLRDGVIESMTPERIVQVLRPKVDGALHLHELTRGAELAAFVLFSSSSAVFGTPGQSNYAAANAFLEALAQRRRADGLPGQAMAWGPWAEGGMASALGDVDLQRMARAGVLPLSVADGLELFDAALRTDAVPAVPIHLDLRVLRATPDDLPPLLRRLVPVPARATARAADGAGEPSLAGRMAAMAAAEHPALLLQVVRGEVAGVLGHGAADDIAPTRGFLDLGFDSLTAVELRNRLNAATGLRLPATLLFDYPSAAALAEHLRERLQATLAAANAPNGAVPVGAASAGPAGAGPFGAAAAGLTAGGLLAELDRLESAVLPDGLSETERTQVAGRLQALLSLFGNGSDDEVVERLDSATDDEMFAFIDNELGLDAE